A single Parabacteroides timonensis DNA region contains:
- a CDS encoding lipopolysaccharide biosynthesis protein, which yields MTNKKKLFLNILASYAFEFVSIISGFIIPRLMLVAYGSDVNGLVSSITQFLGFISFLEAGIGAVIKANLYKPLACKDSIALSRVLKSARNFFRVIAIILLIYTAVLIVVYPSIVSSNFDFVFVASLIIIISASSFAQYFFGITNQILLNADKLVYVQLFITIIAVLLNTVLSWGLITMGCSIHIVKLSTAIIFILKPIALDLFVKRNYVIDYTIRLSDEPIKQKWNGMAQHMATIVQDNANIIILTVFSTLSNVSIYAVYCLVTNGVKQLVATISLGVSPIIGELIAKNEKLELNNIFSYYEWSTHILSTFLFSITSVLIVPFVMVYTLGVEDANYCVPLFATLLCITAALRCIQQCYNVVVQSAGHFKQTQNAAIIEPVINLILSVFLVKSYGLIGVTIAMIVSLFYRMLYLVYYLRRQILNRTFRSFIYQMFVDIINISSIVSFGSLYTSTQNCDGYIDWIIMAIVVFCIAFIITSVVNILFFRDNCRIVLNLIIRKFYAK from the coding sequence ATGACTAATAAGAAAAAACTATTTTTGAACATATTGGCATCCTATGCTTTTGAATTTGTAAGTATAATTTCAGGTTTTATTATACCAAGATTGATGCTTGTTGCTTACGGATCTGATGTAAATGGTCTAGTTAGTTCAATAACCCAATTTTTAGGTTTTATAAGTTTTCTGGAGGCTGGAATAGGAGCTGTTATTAAAGCCAATTTATATAAACCATTAGCTTGTAAAGACTCTATAGCATTAAGTCGAGTGTTAAAATCAGCAAGAAATTTTTTTAGAGTGATTGCTATAATACTATTGATTTATACAGCAGTATTAATAGTTGTTTATCCTTCTATAGTAAGTTCTAATTTTGATTTTGTTTTTGTTGCATCTTTAATAATAATTATATCTGCAAGTTCTTTCGCTCAGTATTTTTTTGGTATAACAAATCAAATATTACTAAATGCTGATAAGTTGGTATATGTTCAATTATTCATTACAATAATTGCTGTGTTGTTAAACACTGTATTGTCTTGGGGGTTAATAACGATGGGTTGTTCAATACATATAGTAAAATTATCAACAGCAATTATTTTTATATTGAAACCTATAGCTCTTGATTTGTTTGTAAAGAGGAACTATGTTATCGATTATACTATTAGATTATCAGATGAGCCAATAAAACAAAAGTGGAATGGTATGGCTCAACATATGGCAACAATAGTTCAAGACAATGCAAATATAATAATCCTAACAGTTTTTTCTACGCTGAGCAATGTTTCTATATATGCCGTGTATTGTCTTGTTACAAACGGAGTTAAACAACTAGTTGCGACTATAAGTTTGGGTGTTTCTCCTATTATTGGGGAATTGATTGCTAAAAACGAAAAATTAGAATTGAATAATATTTTCTCATATTATGAGTGGAGTACTCATATTCTTTCTACTTTTCTGTTCTCAATAACATCTGTATTAATAGTTCCTTTTGTGATGGTTTATACTTTAGGTGTAGAGGATGCAAATTATTGTGTTCCATTGTTTGCTACGTTATTGTGTATCACTGCTGCATTGCGCTGTATTCAGCAATGCTACAATGTTGTAGTCCAATCAGCTGGGCATTTTAAGCAAACACAAAATGCAGCTATTATTGAACCTGTTATAAATTTAATTCTTTCAGTTTTTTTAGTAAAGTCTTATGGCTTGATAGGAGTTACTATTGCAATGATAGTATCATTGTTTTACAGAATGTTGTACCTTGTATATTATTTAAGACGACAAATACTAAATAGAACTTTTAGATCTTTCATATATCAAATGTTTGTTGATATAATAAATATAAGTTCTATAGTTTCATTTGGCAGTTTGTATACTTCTACTCAAAATTGTGATGGTTACATTGATTGGATAATAATGGCGATTGTGGTTTTTTGTATAGCTTTTATTATCACATCGGTTGTTAATATTTTGTTTTTTCGAGATAATTGTAGAATAGTATTAAATTTAATTATAAGGAAATTTTATGCAAAATAG
- a CDS encoding acyltransferase family protein produces the protein MQNRKEIDRNISIDILKGIGILSMIIGHSNFGSITEIYIAGFHMQLFFIISGLFFSPDKYLLVDFLKRKAKSLLLPYFSFALITIFLCLIVNWIRGEELYPIENILKGIVFSNRAIFPITGALWFLQCLFFAELFFFFIVKIKNKVILMILLGFIASLSYWQSISNVWFPFAIDSALSAVVFIGVGYLFKSYMNKINISKNQILSWAIIILFISLITIFYNGQVNPRICTYGNIYLFFFNAIIGTIGWYLFSAYLFKSKFEYYSFLSYIGRNSIIYLGLNQLIILALYHIFNLMYNFDYFILKAVRNIAICFLTTIMLYYISILFNKSRLKILIGKF, from the coding sequence ATGCAAAATAGAAAAGAAATTGATAGAAATATTTCTATTGATATTCTAAAAGGAATAGGAATATTGTCTATGATTATTGGACATTCTAATTTTGGCTCTATAACTGAAATTTATATTGCTGGTTTTCATATGCAATTGTTTTTCATTATATCAGGTTTATTTTTTTCTCCTGATAAATATTTACTTGTCGATTTTCTAAAAAGAAAAGCCAAAAGTCTTTTGTTGCCATATTTTTCTTTCGCTTTGATAACAATATTTCTTTGTTTAATAGTGAATTGGATAAGGGGAGAGGAATTATATCCTATCGAAAATATATTGAAAGGCATAGTTTTTAGTAATAGAGCAATATTTCCGATAACTGGAGCTTTATGGTTTTTACAATGTTTGTTTTTTGCAGAGTTATTTTTTTTCTTTATTGTAAAAATTAAAAATAAAGTTATATTGATGATACTTTTAGGTTTTATTGCTTCATTATCATATTGGCAGAGTATTTCTAATGTGTGGTTCCCGTTTGCAATTGATTCTGCTTTATCAGCTGTGGTATTTATAGGAGTCGGTTATTTATTTAAGTCTTATATGAACAAAATAAATATTTCTAAGAATCAAATATTGTCTTGGGCTATAATTATTCTATTTATTTCTTTAATAACAATTTTTTATAATGGTCAAGTTAATCCTAGAATATGTACATATGGTAATATATATTTATTTTTTTTTAATGCTATTATTGGAACTATTGGTTGGTATTTATTTTCTGCATATTTATTTAAATCAAAATTTGAATATTACTCTTTTTTGTCTTATATAGGTAGGAATTCTATTATCTATTTAGGACTAAATCAACTAATAATATTAGCTTTATATCATATTTTTAATTTGATGTATAATTTTGATTATTTTATTCTGAAAGCGGTTAGAAATATTGCTATTTGTTTTTTGACAACAATAATGTTGTATTATATATCTATTCTATTTAATAAATCAAGATTAAAAATTTTAATTGGTAAATTTTAA
- a CDS encoding phenylacetate--CoA ligase family protein — protein MFDLKERFVAFKKKLRGSPSLIPELYDAILREEWSRYDLLKYSFIRRKEIVTYAYNHCSFYKKYYDDNGFHPTQLITESDWEKVPIIIKKDIKDNYDKLISDDVPQGIGRIKSTGGSTGTPLKVLSDTRVSYYPILYRSLRWYNVSFASNYADVGRNVKPINFRHRFFRFLNSFPVRKMVLDASSITEKDLSNFCKKIDRVKPKYICGYAGTILNIARYIVENNIQVHKIDLIWTTSSPISNLDRHILKKAFGGEIMDQYGSVEVSAIAMESPEHIGLYVPDDYRYVEIVDDEYKLVEDGVYGNIVVTDFCNRVFPLIRYKNNDVSRKLTNKGIYPFTLIDSIKGRVSDYIITPSGRQVSGEYLTTIFDDYPDIISAFQVIQHKDYSLTIKYIPLSEGEILTNSIENVNNSLKKVTNEEVLIDMIAVSEIKDELGKFRFVINELTGNLKSIQNKIDAS, from the coding sequence ATGTTTGATTTGAAAGAAAGATTTGTTGCTTTTAAAAAGAAATTGAGAGGAAGTCCATCATTAATACCAGAGTTGTATGATGCTATATTAAGAGAGGAATGGTCGCGTTATGATTTATTGAAATATAGTTTTATAAGGCGAAAAGAAATAGTTACTTATGCTTATAACCATTGTTCTTTTTATAAAAAATATTATGACGATAATGGTTTTCATCCTACACAGTTAATTACAGAATCGGATTGGGAAAAAGTTCCGATAATTATCAAAAAAGATATAAAAGATAATTATGATAAATTAATTTCTGATGATGTTCCGCAAGGAATTGGTAGAATAAAATCAACAGGAGGATCAACAGGTACACCTTTGAAAGTTTTGTCAGATACCAGAGTGTCATACTATCCTATTTTGTATAGATCATTAAGGTGGTATAATGTGTCATTTGCATCAAATTATGCAGATGTAGGTAGAAATGTAAAGCCTATAAATTTCAGGCATCGATTTTTTCGATTTCTAAACAGTTTTCCTGTTCGAAAGATGGTTCTTGATGCTTCATCTATCACAGAGAAAGATTTGAGTAATTTTTGTAAAAAAATTGATAGAGTAAAACCTAAATATATTTGTGGTTATGCAGGTACTATACTAAATATAGCACGGTATATTGTAGAGAATAATATTCAAGTTCACAAAATAGATCTCATATGGACTACCTCTTCACCTATTAGTAACTTAGACAGACATATCTTAAAAAAAGCATTTGGTGGTGAGATAATGGATCAATATGGATCTGTAGAGGTTTCTGCTATAGCAATGGAGTCTCCAGAACATATAGGACTATATGTTCCAGATGATTATCGATATGTGGAAATCGTAGATGACGAATATAAGTTAGTTGAGGATGGGGTCTATGGAAATATTGTTGTAACTGATTTTTGTAATAGAGTCTTTCCTTTAATAAGATATAAAAATAATGATGTGTCAAGAAAGCTAACTAATAAGGGAATATATCCATTTACACTTATTGATTCTATAAAAGGTAGAGTTTCGGACTATATAATTACGCCTTCTGGACGTCAAGTAAGTGGAGAATATCTTACGACAATATTTGATGATTATCCTGATATAATATCGGCATTTCAGGTTATACAGCATAAAGACTATTCTTTGACAATAAAGTATATTCCATTGTCAGAAGGCGAGATTCTTACAAACTCTATTGAAAATGTAAATAATAGCCTGAAGAAAGTAACAAATGAAGAGGTACTTATAGATATGATTGCAGTTTCAGAAATAAAAGATGAACTTGGAAAGTTTCGATTTGTAATAAATGAACTAACGGGAAATTTAAAATCCATACAAAATAAAATAGATGCAAGCTAA
- a CDS encoding DUF2334 domain-containing protein codes for MQAKYLIRLDDACPTMDKIKWFRMESLLDKYNIKPMVGLIPNNQDPKMMIYPEDMTFYEKKGVIDRWKKKEWSFALHGFNHTYTSFNGLQGINPVWKKSEYAGLSLEEQRFKIRAGLSILKEKGITPRYFFAPSHTFDENTLQALKLESEIRVISDTIARKPYKSNGFVFIPQISGHCCEMPISGVWTFCFHPNTMKDTDFVNAEEFFSKHKNEFISFEDINIYNIKEKDLVSKLMSWAYFSYRKICRFY; via the coding sequence ATGCAAGCTAAATACCTTATTAGATTAGATGACGCTTGTCCAACAATGGATAAGATAAAATGGTTTCGTATGGAATCTTTACTTGATAAATATAATATCAAACCTATGGTTGGTCTTATACCTAATAATCAAGATCCTAAAATGATGATATATCCAGAAGATATGACCTTTTACGAAAAAAAAGGAGTAATAGATAGGTGGAAGAAGAAAGAGTGGTCCTTTGCTTTACATGGATTTAATCATACTTATACATCTTTCAATGGTTTACAAGGAATAAATCCTGTTTGGAAAAAATCGGAATATGCAGGATTATCGCTTGAAGAGCAACGATTTAAGATTCGTGCTGGTTTATCAATTTTAAAAGAAAAAGGAATCACTCCGAGATATTTTTTTGCACCTAGTCATACTTTTGACGAAAATACTCTTCAAGCATTAAAATTGGAAAGTGAAATACGTGTTATAAGTGACACAATTGCCAGAAAGCCTTATAAATCAAATGGGTTTGTTTTTATTCCTCAAATAAGTGGGCATTGTTGTGAAATGCCGATAAGTGGTGTTTGGACATTTTGTTTTCATCCCAATACAATGAAAGATACTGATTTTGTAAATGCAGAAGAGTTTTTTTCTAAACATAAAAATGAATTTATTTCTTTTGAGGATATAAATATATATAATATAAAAGAAAAAGATTTAGTTAGTAAATTGATGTCTTGGGCATATTTTTCTTATAGAAAAATATGCAGGTTTTATTAA
- a CDS encoding glycosyltransferase, which translates to MKKALIVVQADTRKGGAEEVSYQVCKELYSQGYLMDVCFLLNQKMGDWDDIKQRGITFHYTKASNTLGQFVQLIQNCISLRKNKYTLAFCSLSRLILIVGLLRRLKVLNIEKFVGRESTNVFLRFRGVKLTYKKIIYKIGYPALDTLVCQTSLMKQQLIENIPWLSKSANVIVVHNPFNNSTREMMKDSMADIQVPKPYIVTAGRFIPEKGYDILIAAFKRLRDDFPNLNLLILGDGKLRCEIQSQINALELGQNVILAGRVNNVYPYFRDAEMCVVSSRQEGFPNVLLQMMSQNKRVVSTLCAGDIDCIEGLFLCKPCDEDALLHALRTCLECECTECKVKFEKELEKRNIQSFVNKVFF; encoded by the coding sequence ATGAAGAAAGCTTTAATAGTAGTACAAGCAGATACAAGGAAGGGGGGGGCAGAAGAGGTTTCATATCAAGTATGTAAAGAGTTGTATTCTCAAGGATACTTGATGGATGTATGCTTCTTATTGAATCAAAAAATGGGAGATTGGGACGATATAAAACAGAGAGGTATAACATTTCATTATACAAAAGCGTCTAACACTCTTGGACAGTTTGTTCAGTTGATACAAAATTGTATCAGTCTTCGAAAGAATAAATATACTTTGGCTTTTTGTTCTTTATCTCGTTTAATCCTTATAGTAGGGCTGTTACGTAGATTGAAAGTACTAAACATTGAGAAATTTGTAGGAAGAGAATCAACGAATGTATTTCTGCGTTTTAGAGGTGTTAAATTGACTTATAAAAAGATTATTTATAAAATAGGTTATCCAGCACTGGACACTCTGGTATGTCAGACCTCATTGATGAAACAACAGTTAATTGAAAATATCCCTTGGCTTAGTAAATCAGCCAATGTAATTGTTGTTCATAATCCTTTTAACAATTCAACGCGTGAGATGATGAAAGATTCTATGGCGGACATACAAGTGCCTAAGCCTTATATTGTAACGGCTGGAAGATTTATTCCAGAAAAAGGATATGATATACTTATTGCTGCTTTTAAGAGACTTCGAGACGATTTTCCTAACCTTAATCTTCTTATTTTGGGAGATGGAAAACTGAGGTGTGAAATTCAATCGCAGATTAATGCATTAGAACTTGGACAAAACGTAATATTGGCAGGACGGGTAAATAACGTCTATCCTTATTTTAGAGACGCAGAAATGTGTGTTGTTTCATCTCGTCAAGAAGGATTTCCTAATGTTTTATTACAAATGATGTCGCAAAACAAGAGAGTTGTATCAACACTTTGTGCTGGTGATATAGATTGTATTGAAGGTTTGTTTCTTTGTAAACCATGTGATGAAGATGCTTTGTTACATGCTTTAAGAACTTGTTTAGAATGCGAATGTACAGAGTGTAAAGTGAAATTTGAGAAAGAACTTGAAAAAAGAAATATCCAAAGTTTTGTAAATAAGGTGTTTTTTTAA
- a CDS encoding glycosyltransferase family 4 protein gives MKKRKKLIRITTVPISLKTLLKEQLKFMRDYYDVIAISSDGDCFNQMLEEQGNPRSYRVEMSRKITPFKDLVSLFKLICIFVKERPDIVHTHTPKAGFLGMLAAWITRVPNRFHTVAGLPLLIATGNKRKVLNCIERLTNGCATRVYPNSFVMRDIMEKERLANPCKMKVIGNGSSNGIDTLFFSPDAVTKAKEELRKELGIADDEVAFIFVGRVVQDKGMNETCESMRELVNEGKKCKLIVVGNFENELNSLKPENEAFIRNNSSVKFLDFQTDVRSFLKAADVLILDSYREGFPNVVMQAGAMGLPCIVSDINGCNEIVVEGKNGLIVSPQQTKSLYEAMKKLIDNPDILVTMAKEARVMITSRYERKILWEALLEEYKTVE, from the coding sequence ATGAAAAAAAGAAAAAAATTAATCCGTATAACAACAGTTCCTATATCGCTTAAGACTCTGCTGAAAGAACAGTTAAAGTTTATGAGGGACTACTATGATGTTATTGCCATATCTTCAGATGGGGATTGTTTTAACCAGATGTTGGAGGAACAAGGTAATCCTCGCAGTTACAGAGTGGAGATGTCGCGTAAGATAACTCCATTCAAGGACTTAGTATCACTCTTTAAATTGATATGCATCTTTGTGAAAGAACGCCCTGACATAGTGCATACGCATACGCCTAAGGCTGGGTTTCTTGGTATGTTAGCTGCTTGGATAACAAGAGTACCTAACCGTTTCCATACTGTTGCAGGTTTACCTTTATTGATTGCAACAGGTAATAAACGTAAGGTGTTGAATTGTATAGAGCGTTTGACTAATGGTTGTGCCACCAGAGTATATCCTAACTCTTTTGTAATGCGTGACATAATGGAAAAGGAGCGTTTAGCAAATCCCTGTAAAATGAAGGTGATTGGTAATGGTAGCTCTAATGGTATTGATACATTATTTTTCTCTCCTGATGCTGTTACAAAAGCAAAAGAAGAATTGCGTAAGGAATTGGGCATAGCAGATGATGAAGTTGCATTCATATTCGTAGGTCGTGTAGTACAAGATAAGGGTATGAATGAAACTTGTGAGTCTATGCGCGAACTAGTGAATGAAGGTAAGAAGTGCAAACTAATTGTAGTGGGTAACTTTGAGAATGAATTGAACTCTCTAAAACCGGAGAACGAGGCATTTATAAGGAATAACTCTTCTGTGAAATTCTTGGATTTTCAGACGGATGTGCGTTCATTTCTGAAAGCGGCTGATGTTCTGATACTAGATAGTTATCGTGAAGGTTTTCCGAATGTAGTGATGCAGGCAGGTGCCATGGGATTGCCTTGTATCGTAAGTGATATCAACGGTTGTAATGAAATTGTAGTAGAAGGCAAGAATGGCTTAATTGTTTCCCCGCAACAAACAAAATCTTTGTATGAAGCAATGAAGAAGTTGATAGATAATCCAGATATACTTGTGACAATGGCAAAGGAGGCAAGAGTAATGATAACCAGTCGTTATGAACGGAAAATTTTATGGGAAGCGTTGTTGGAGGAGTATAAAACTGTAGAATAA
- a CDS encoding MBOAT family O-acyltransferase codes for MVVFIYYSITVNRWRKIFLLLASYYFYACWNVVFVGILFFVTMISYVFGLYLYRRKSKLVLTAGIITLLLPLVTFKYLNFLLSSANDVFKAFSFDISIRLVNLMLPVGISFFTFMAIGYVVDVFKQKVEVERNLMDYALFLGFFPQITSGPIGRAGQLIPQFKEKQILIYENFAIGARMMLWGFFMKLVVGDRAGIYVDTVFGAFEHHSGISLMLASVLYSIQIYCDFAGYSFIAIGCARIMGYQLMVNFMRPYFAISVGDFWRRWHISLSTWFRDYVYIPLGGNRCSKFRQFLNLMITFLVSGLWHGAAWNFVLWGGLHSVCQIVVKLTSKGREKIWKDCTSLWIKRLRTIGNMTFTFVTVTYLWMIFRIPSFSQAIEITKGYLQEGSLYLHPTTIFFLGVGFVILLIKDLKDEYLPEKHFFLESKYAVVRYGSFATLLAIIIFIGILGDGQFIYFQF; via the coding sequence ATGGTAGTATTTATTTACTATTCTATAACTGTGAATCGGTGGAGAAAAATATTCCTATTATTGGCATCATACTATTTTTATGCATGCTGGAATGTGGTATTCGTGGGCATCCTGTTTTTTGTTACAATGATAAGCTATGTGTTTGGACTGTATCTGTATAGAAGGAAATCAAAGTTAGTACTGACTGCAGGGATAATAACCTTATTGTTGCCACTTGTGACATTCAAGTATCTAAACTTCTTGTTATCCTCAGCCAACGATGTGTTTAAGGCTTTTAGTTTTGATATATCTATACGATTGGTAAATTTGATGTTGCCTGTGGGGATATCATTTTTCACATTTATGGCTATAGGCTATGTTGTCGATGTGTTTAAGCAAAAGGTGGAGGTGGAACGGAATCTGATGGACTATGCTCTTTTTTTAGGTTTTTTCCCCCAGATAACAAGTGGTCCTATTGGAAGAGCCGGACAACTGATTCCTCAGTTCAAAGAGAAACAAATCCTCATTTATGAGAATTTCGCAATTGGTGCTCGGATGATGTTGTGGGGATTCTTTATGAAACTTGTTGTTGGTGATAGAGCTGGTATTTATGTTGATACTGTTTTTGGTGCATTTGAGCATCATTCAGGTATATCTCTCATGCTTGCTTCTGTCTTGTATTCAATTCAAATATATTGTGATTTTGCAGGCTATTCATTTATTGCGATTGGGTGTGCTCGTATTATGGGATATCAATTGATGGTAAACTTTATGCGTCCTTATTTCGCAATTTCTGTAGGTGATTTTTGGCGTAGATGGCATATTTCGTTATCTACTTGGTTTAGAGATTATGTATATATACCCCTTGGAGGTAATCGATGTAGTAAGTTTAGACAGTTTCTGAATCTGATGATAACGTTCCTAGTGTCTGGTTTATGGCATGGTGCAGCATGGAATTTTGTCTTGTGGGGAGGGCTTCATTCTGTTTGTCAGATAGTTGTAAAGTTGACAAGTAAAGGTAGAGAAAAAATATGGAAGGATTGTACAAGTTTGTGGATAAAGAGACTACGTACAATAGGCAATATGACTTTCACCTTTGTAACTGTTACATACCTTTGGATGATATTTAGAATACCTTCTTTTTCGCAAGCTATTGAGATTACAAAAGGATATTTACAGGAGGGTTCATTGTATCTGCATCCAACAACAATTTTCTTTTTGGGAGTTGGATTTGTTATTTTGTTGATAAAAGACTTAAAAGATGAGTATTTACCAGAGAAACATTTTTTCTTGGAGAGTAAATATGCAGTGGTACGTTATGGTTCATTTGCAACCTTACTTGCTATAATAATTTTCATTGGTATTTTGGGTGATGGTCAGTTTATCTATTTCCAATTTTAA
- a CDS encoding sugar transferase codes for MYKHFFKRLIDFIIVFSVLVVIWPVLLCIALWLHFANKGAGAFFMQERPGKDKKIFKVVKFKTMTDERDVEGNLLPDAERLTKVGRFVRSTSMDELPQLINVLKGDMALIGPRPLLVQYLPLYNEEQARRHNVRPGITGWAQVNGRNAISWTKKFELDVWYVDHCSLLLDIKIIFLTIKKVFVREGIFQEGQATMEYFTGNN; via the coding sequence ATGTATAAACACTTTTTCAAACGATTGATAGACTTTATCATCGTTTTTAGTGTACTAGTCGTGATTTGGCCGGTACTATTGTGTATTGCCCTTTGGTTACATTTTGCCAATAAAGGGGCAGGAGCTTTCTTTATGCAGGAGCGTCCAGGGAAAGATAAAAAGATTTTCAAAGTAGTTAAATTTAAGACAATGACGGACGAGCGAGATGTGGAAGGCAATCTACTTCCAGATGCGGAGCGTCTCACAAAAGTTGGTCGCTTTGTCCGCTCTACATCTATGGATGAACTGCCCCAGTTGATTAATGTCCTGAAAGGAGATATGGCATTGATTGGTCCGCGCCCTCTGCTGGTTCAATATTTGCCTTTGTACAATGAGGAACAAGCTCGTCGGCATAATGTTCGTCCCGGCATTACCGGATGGGCACAGGTAAATGGACGCAATGCAATCAGTTGGACAAAGAAGTTTGAATTGGATGTTTGGTATGTGGATCATTGTTCACTTCTGTTGGATATAAAGATAATTTTTTTGACGATAAAGAAAGTCTTTGTTCGGGAAGGTATATTCCAGGAAGGACAGGCTACGATGGAGTATTTTACCGGTAATAATTAA
- a CDS encoding acetyltransferase codes for MYLYGASGHAKVIIDILKANEVDVDGLIDDNPEINDLLGYPVFHGKENLFPLIISIGNNNIRRKIAEKLRGEFGIAIHPSALLSPYASVGEGSVIMQGTILQSCVQVGRHCIINTGTSIDHECIIEDYVHVSPHSTLCGNVFVGEGTWIGAGTTIIPGVKIGRWSIIGAGSVVTKDIPDRVLAVGNRCKVLKNI; via the coding sequence ATGTATTTATACGGGGCAAGCGGTCATGCTAAAGTGATCATTGACATATTGAAAGCAAATGAAGTAGATGTTGATGGGTTGATTGATGACAATCCGGAGATAAATGACCTTTTAGGATATCCAGTTTTTCATGGAAAAGAAAATCTTTTTCCTTTGATTATAAGTATTGGTAATAACAATATTCGTCGGAAAATAGCCGAAAAATTAAGGGGAGAATTTGGTATAGCCATTCATCCTTCGGCTTTGCTTTCTCCGTACGCTTCAGTTGGTGAGGGGAGTGTAATAATGCAGGGAACAATATTGCAATCATGTGTACAAGTTGGGCGACATTGTATTATAAACACAGGAACTTCTATCGACCATGAATGTATAATTGAAGATTATGTACATGTTTCACCACACTCTACTTTATGTGGAAATGTTTTTGTTGGAGAAGGTACTTGGATTGGAGCTGGAACAACGATTATTCCAGGTGTAAAGATAGGTAGATGGTCGATAATTGGTGCTGGCTCAGTGGTCACAAAAGATATTCCAGATAGAGTTTTAGCTGTAGGAAATAGGTGTAAAGTATTAAAAAATATATAA
- a CDS encoding DegT/DnrJ/EryC1/StrS family aminotransferase, producing the protein MNKRIYLCLAHMSGKEQAFIKEAFDTNWVVPLGPNVNGFEKDLEIFVGEDKHVVALSAGTAAVHLALLACGVGPGDEVIVQSFTFCASSHPVTYLGATPVFVDSEAETWNMDSELLEKAIVDRIAVTGKKPKAIVPVYLYGMPAKIEDIMAVANKYDIPVIEDAAEGLGSRYDGQVCGTFGQYGVLSFNGNKMITTSGGGALICPDEESKKKIMFYATQARESYPYYQHEEIGYNYRMSNICAGIGRGQMTVLDEHIAHHKHICQLYKELLAGVEGIRLHENPSSRFDSNYWLNTILLDPFLHVKGEEHAYEETIQGAVGGAAGVTHEASSLHTASEPNRNVEAMRMALDAAGIESRPLWKPMHLQPVYKNNPCYVNGVSESLFKQGLCLPSGPCVTDEDVVYIVQEIKKAIM; encoded by the coding sequence ATGAACAAACGAATCTACCTTTGCCTCGCCCACATGAGTGGCAAAGAACAAGCATTCATAAAAGAAGCCTTCGATACCAACTGGGTAGTTCCACTCGGTCCGAATGTGAATGGCTTTGAGAAAGATTTGGAAATATTTGTAGGGGAGGACAAACACGTCGTTGCCCTCTCAGCCGGTACAGCCGCTGTACACCTTGCTCTCTTAGCCTGTGGTGTCGGCCCGGGTGATGAAGTAATTGTACAAAGCTTTACCTTTTGTGCATCTTCACATCCTGTGACTTATTTGGGAGCTACTCCGGTCTTTGTCGACTCAGAGGCAGAGACTTGGAATATGGACTCGGAACTATTGGAGAAAGCAATTGTTGACCGAATAGCGGTTACAGGTAAGAAGCCGAAGGCTATTGTCCCTGTTTATCTGTATGGTATGCCAGCTAAAATTGAAGATATTATGGCTGTGGCAAACAAATATGATATTCCGGTTATCGAAGATGCTGCTGAAGGATTAGGTAGTCGCTATGATGGCCAGGTTTGTGGTACATTTGGACAGTATGGAGTACTCTCTTTTAATGGGAACAAGATGATAACCACTTCCGGTGGCGGCGCATTGATCTGCCCGGATGAAGAATCGAAAAAGAAGATTATGTTCTATGCAACCCAGGCTCGCGAGTCCTATCCTTATTACCAGCATGAAGAGATAGGTTACAACTATCGCATGTCGAATATCTGTGCCGGTATCGGACGCGGACAGATGACAGTACTGGATGAACATATTGCTCATCATAAACATATATGTCAGCTTTATAAGGAACTGCTTGCTGGAGTAGAAGGAATTAGATTGCATGAAAATCCCTCTTCCCGGTTTGATAGTAACTATTGGCTGAATACAATTTTGCTTGATCCATTTTTGCATGTGAAAGGCGAAGAACATGCTTATGAAGAGACTATACAGGGAGCCGTAGGAGGTGCAGCCGGTGTGACGCATGAGGCTTCTTCCTTGCATACTGCCTCCGAGCCGAACCGAAATGTAGAAGCTATGCGTATGGCATTGGATGCTGCCGGTATCGAATCTCGTCCGTTATGGAAACCGATGCACTTGCAACCCGTTTATAAGAATAATCCTTGTTATGTGAACGGTGTAAGCGAATCTTTGTTCAAACAAGGTCTTTGTTTGCCGAGTGGACCTTGTGTGACGGATGAAGATGTGGTTTATATTGTGCAAGAGATCAAGAAGGCGATTATGTGA